From the genome of Glycine max cultivar Williams 82 chromosome 2, Glycine_max_v4.0, whole genome shotgun sequence, one region includes:
- the LOC100790696 gene encoding uncharacterized protein: MEKKVLDLILVPSGFLVLLAYHFWLLHQVMKQPTKTVIGVNAINRRFWVQAMMEDASKNGILAVQSLRNNIMASTLLASTAIMLSSLIAVLMSSGNERKTVVSEVFGDRTELGLSIKFFSILVCFLLAFLLNVQSIRYYSHASILINVPFKKVSPNLRHQMLTAEYVANTVNRGSYFWSLGLRAFYFSFPLFMWLFGPIPVFFSCFALVFMLYFLDVTFERGCAGVSDTDDSVQVVELNKHNVDVEIGKAN; this comes from the exons ATGGAAAAGAAAGTCCTTGATCTCATATTAGTCCCAAGTGGTTTCCTTGTGTTGTTGGCTTACCATTTCTGGCTTCTCCACCAAGTCATGAAACAACCCACCAAAACAGTCATTGGTGTCAATGCAATCAATCGCCGTTTCTGGGTCCAAGCCATGATGGag GATGCGTCCAAGAATGGGATTCTAGCTGTGCAATCATTGAGGAACAACATAATGGCATCGACCCTTTTGGCATCCACAGCTATAATGCTGAGTTCCCTCATTGCTGTGTTGATGAGCAGTGGCAATGAGAGAAAAACCGTGGTTTCTGAGGTTTTTGGGGATAGAACTGAGCTTGGTTTGTCCATAAAGTTCTTTTCCATATTGGTGTGTTTCTTGTTGGCATTTTTGCTGAATGTGCAGTCCATAAGATACTATAGCCATGCAAGCATCTTAATCAACGTGCCCTTCAAGAAAGTGTCCCCAAACCTAAGGCATCAAATGCTCACAGCTGAGTATGTTGCCAACACTGTGAACCGAGGTAGTTACTTCTGGTCCCTCGGATTGCGTGCCTTCTACTTCTCTTTCCCTCTCTTCATGTGGCTCTTTGGACCCATTCCTGTGTTCTTCTCTTGCTTTGCCCTTGTTTTCATGCTATACTTCTTGGATGTTACATTTGAGCGTGGATGTGCTGGGGTTTCTGATACTGATGATAGTGTTCAAGTTGTTGAATTGAACAAGCACAATGTTGATGTGGAAATTGGAAAGGCCAATTAG
- the LOC100779855 gene encoding probable ribonuclease P/MRP protein subunit POP5, translating into MVGFRNRYMVMEVFLNPNRDKGGDDSVIVTQFNVSKAVRDSILVNFGECGLASSLGSFQVKYVNPITNVCIIRASREQYQKVWSAITMVTNIGNCPVMFNLLDLSGSIRACKNAALKCEESKFEQYKLMLGDRFSSDHTHRMNTYLDRIKVLEH; encoded by the exons ATGGTGGGGTTCAGAAACAGATACATGGTTATGGAGGTTTTTCTGAACCCTAATAGGGACAAAGGTGGGGATGATTCTGTTATAGTTACACAGTTTAATGTCTCCAAAGCTGTAAGAGACAGCATATTGGTGAATTTTGGGGAGTGTGGTTTGGCTTCGTCATTGGGATCGTTTCAGG TTAAGTATGTGAATCCAATCACTAATGTGTGTATAATTAGGGCTTCAAGGGAACAGTATCAGAAAGTATGGTCCGCCATTACAATGGTCACAAATATTGGAAACTGCCCGGTCATGTTTAACTTGCTGGATTTATCTG GAAGTATAAGGGCTTGTAAAAATGCTGCCTTGAAATGTGAGGAGTCAAAATTTGAGCAGTACAAACTCATGCTTGGTGATCGATTCTCTTCTGATCATACTCATCGCATGAATACCTATCTCGACAGGATCAAAGTTTTGGAGCATTGA
- the LOC100527483 gene encoding uncharacterized protein isoform X1 produces the protein MEVYGNSMVAAPSNVIYLSSILGQGGPIPGHRCNWKCENEHVCGNMYRCKLTGLTHICDKNCNQRILYDNHSSLCLASGQIFPLTPEEEQAVRGVRRKLDMENSPSDSCGFKRRRDAQFHPSPFERSFSAVSPICSQVGDGMDMK, from the coding sequence ATGGAGGTATATGGAAATTCTATGGTTGCAGCTCCTTCAAATGTTATTTATCTGTCCAGTATTTTGGGCCAAGGCGGTCCAATTCCCGGTCACAGATGCAACTGGAAATGTGAAAATGAACATGTTTGTGGAAACATGTATCGCTGCAAGCTAACAGGGCTGACTCACATTTGTGATAAAAACTGTAACCAGAGAATTCTGTATGATAACCATAGCTCACTTTGCCTAGCAAGTGGTCAAATTTTCCCCCTTACGCCGGAAGAGGAACAAGCAGTGAGAGGTGTTCGCAGGAAGCTTGACATGGAGAATTCGCCCTCTGATAGCTGTGGTTTTAAGCGTAGACGAGATGCTCAATTCCATCCTTCTCCTTTCGAGAGATCTTTCTCTGCTGTCAGTCCTATCTGCAGCCAAGTTGGAGATGGCATGGATATGAAATAG
- the LOC100790173 gene encoding pathogenesis-related thaumatin-like protein 3.5, translating into MPIVMTSWKFPSFLAILFTLLSYSFSSIFTITNNCSHTIWPGTLSGAGSPPLPTTGFRLDSGQMMKLTSVPGWSGRIWARTGCTFDATGIGKCQTGDCGGRLECDGNGAAPPTSLFEITLGKGNDQDYYDVSMVDGYNLPLLVQPRGVYGTGVCNATGCVTDINRGCPKELQVVGGDAYQDGVVGCKSACEAFGSDQYCCSGEFANPTTCQPSYYSTLFKQACPKAYSYAFDDATSTFICKAFEYDIIFCPNGNKVKKPNGAFPPPPPSIGWPDQKFQQQVHSSSYILLPCTVTFFLFVATLSVLAAKTQTLI; encoded by the exons ATGCCTATAGTGATGACATCATGGAAGTTCCCAAGTTTTCTAGCTATTTTGTTTACTTTGTTATCTTATTCTTTCTCTTCAATATTCACCATAACAAACAACTGCTCCCATACTATATGGCCCGGGACACTCTCCGGTGCCGGCTCACCGCCACTTCCAACGACCGGATTCCGGCTGGACTCAGGCCAAATGATGAAACTCACAAGTGTGCCAGGGTGGTCAGGAAGGATATGGGCTAGGACTGGCTGCACATTTGATGCAACAGGAATTGGTAAGTGCCAAACTGGTGATTGTGGTGGAAGGCTGGAATGTGATGGAAATGGTGCAGCTCCTCCTACCTCATTGTTTGAGATAACACTTGGTAAAGGCAATGATCAAGACTACTATGATGTCAGCATGGTGGATGGCTACAATCTGCCACTGCTTGTGCAACCAAGAGGTGTATATGGTACTGGGGTCTGTAATGCCACAGGTTGTGTCACTGACATCAATAGAG gttGTCCAAAAGAACTTCAAGTAGTTGGTGGAGATGCATACCAAGATGGTGTAGTTGGGTGTAAGAGTGCTTGTGAGGCATTTGGATCGGATCAGTACTGCTGCAGTGGAGAATTTGCCAATCCAACGACATGCCAGCCTTCCTATTATTCAACCCTTTTCAAGCAGGCTTGTCCAAAAGCCTATAGCTATGCATTTGATGATGCCACCAGCACTTTCATTTGCAAAGCTTTTGAAtatgacattattttttgtcCCAATGGCAACAA GGTTAAAAAACCAAATGGTGCATTTCCACCTCCACCACCATCAATTGGATGGCCAGATCAGAAGTTTCAGCAGCAGGTTCATTCTTCTTCATATATTCTCTTACCCTGTACAGTGACATTCTTTCTCTTTGTTGCCACTCTCTCTGTGCTTGCAGCAAAGACTCAGACATTAATATGA